A region of Candidatus Methylomirabilota bacterium DNA encodes the following proteins:
- a CDS encoding tetratricopeptide repeat protein gives MGEVAKADAAYQEALTTYPRYHRALAGLGKVRAVQQKYQDAIELYHKALDVIPLPEYAAALGDVYTRIGRAGDAKRQYQLVEYIGYLNTVNKTIYNRELALFYADHDIMLKEALDLAQKELEVRRDIYTHDVLAWALYKNGKLAEARAAMADALRLGTRDARLFFHAGMIHRGLGDTEKAREYLRRALSTNPHFHVLQAEVAERTLKELGVGGGR, from the coding sequence ATGGGAGAGGTGGCGAAGGCCGACGCCGCCTACCAGGAGGCCCTCACCACGTATCCCCGCTATCACCGCGCCCTGGCCGGGCTGGGGAAGGTGCGGGCGGTCCAGCAGAAGTATCAGGACGCGATCGAGCTCTACCACAAGGCCCTCGACGTCATCCCGCTGCCCGAGTACGCCGCCGCCCTGGGCGACGTCTACACGAGGATCGGCCGCGCGGGCGACGCCAAGAGGCAGTACCAGCTCGTCGAATACATCGGCTACCTGAACACGGTCAACAAGACGATCTACAACCGGGAACTCGCGCTCTTCTACGCCGATCACGATATCATGCTCAAGGAGGCGCTCGACCTGGCCCAAAAGGAGCTGGAGGTCAGACGCGATATCTACACCCACGATGTGCTGGCCTGGGCCCTCTACAAGAACGGCAAGCTTGCTGAAGCGCGCGCGGCGATGGCCGACGCTCTGCGACTGGGGACGCGGGACGCCCGGCTGTTCTTCCACGCCGGCATGATCCATCGGGGTCTGGGAGATACCGAGAAGGCCAGGGAATATCTGCGTCGGGCTCTGTCGACCAACCCTCATTTTCACGTCCTCCAGGCGGAAGTGGCCGAGCGCACGCTCAAGGAGCTCGGGGTCGGCGGTGGCCGGTAA